The genomic region CTTTTTGGTGCGATTCGCATTCATCTGAAATTCAGAGGTGGGAAAGGAATAAGAGGATAATAATGAATTAAAATCTTTATTAGATTTGTTAGGGGTGTTGGTTTGTTCCTTTTGGACGTATTGTATTGATATAAAATATAAAATCATTGACAACACAAGAAACGAAGGAGGAACAAACGATCATTGGCCGACAAAAAAAACGTTTTTTCCAAAATGATCAACATAAAAGTGACATATCTTTTAACAGATTATTCATAACTATCATATCATACTCATTTCATTATTTTTATTATGATGAAAATAATGAAATGAGTATGAACGGTACCAATGGATCTGGTTTAATCAAAGAAATGGATTTGAGAGGCGAAAGAGCGTTGACAGAAGTCCGTCTTCTGAAATTCGCAAGCCCTGCTTGATGGACGAAAAATGCAATAAAATTTTTGAAGACCGAGAAATAAATTTGACGGTAGTTAGAAAGAATTTTGTAAATGGTTATCCGTGCTGAAAGTTATCTAAATAGAATTGGGATATTCAACCATTGAGACAAAATTTTAAAAGTAAATTGGTATGTTTTGTTTTATTTTGAATATATAAATATATGGAAGGTAGTTGTTTTTGAAATAGTAGACATCGCTATTGTTTATGTATTAAGGTTATTACGAATGTATTCATTAAATACTCCTCAAGTTGACTATGATGCAGCCGCCTTATCAAAAGAGTTGGTATCATTCTATGATTCCTATCTAAAAGTATACGGAGATACTGCGCTGGGTGCAGCGTGGCCGAGTGAAACAGACCGTACATTGAGATTTCGTATTGGGTGTGAGCTTATTTTGCAATTCAGTGGAGGAAACGATGTAACTGTTTGTGACCTTGGATGCGGAACTGGAGAATTTTATAGTTATATATTACAAGAATCTATTCCAGGAATTTCCTATATAGGTGTTGATGCTTCAGATAAAGCTTTGAGATATGCAAGACAAAAGTTTAGCGACGTGAGATTTTTGCATCTTGATCCATTGAATTGCTTAGAAAATGAATTGAAATCCATAAATTGCGATTTTGTTTTTGCCAATGGACTCTTTACTGTTAAGAATACTGCGAACTATGCAATAATGTGGATGTTCATGACAACAATTCTTGAAAAAATATGGCCTAGGGTCCGGCGTGGTATCATCTTCAATGTCATGTCAAAGATTGTCGATTGGGAGCGCGACGATCTCTTTCATGTATCCTACGATGAGCTTGCACGCTATCTTCACGGATTAGCAGGGCGCTTTATTGGTTTTCGAGCCGATTATGGTCTCTATGAGTTTATGGCATATGCCATAAAGCCAGAGGCATCTACTTTACTAATGAGTCATTCTAGTAGTTCTTGACGGTACATAAAATTTAAAAGCATATTTATGTATACCGTTCTATTGTGTTATGTTGATGCTAAATTGAATTGTTATTTATCATATGATAAATAAAACCAAAAAAACTGCGGGACCGGCGAATATGATAGCGCCGTTGGCTTGGCAGAGCTGTACGTCTGGGGGGGGATCTCATCGGGATTCCACGCTCCCGATCTGTTGGAGCAAGAAATCTTGTGCGTGTAGATGCGGTCTGTTTGGAGCAGAGACAGGCGTCCAAACATGCGAGTGAGGACAAAATGGCTGATATAGTCGTCTTTGGTGCGGGACAGATAGCGGATGTGGCTCGTGTGTATATCGATATGCATGGCCCAGATCGGATCGTCGCCTTTACCGTAGATGCGGCCTATTGCACTGCAAACACTTTCGCGGGGAGACCTCTGGTTCCATGGGAGGAGCTGGAGCGCCATTTTCCTCAAAATCAGGTACAATTGCTTGGACCACTCAGTTTTCGCAGGCTCAATGAATTTCGGCAAACGCGCTACTTAGAGGGGTTGGGGCGAGGCTATACATTTACATCTTTTATCCATCCTGAATGCAAGAATTACGCGCAATCAATTGGCGACAATTGCTTTATATTGGAAGGAAACACATTACAGCCGTTTGTCACCGTCGGAAACAACGTCATAATCTGGAGCAACAACCACATCGGACATCATACGAGCATTGAAGACCATTGTTTTCTTACTTCAGTTATTGGTGTTTCGAGCAACGTATCCATTGGAGAAGGGTCTTTTATTTGTGGCGGTGCTCTCATTGATTACGGCGTGCGCATCGGCGCACGAAGTTTTGTTGGTTTCGGTACCCACATCCTCAAAAATCTTCCGTCGGAGAGTGTGGTGCCTCATATGCCACAATCCCGCATTGCGCCGTATTCAAGCCAGAGGATGAAGAGATTACTTTGATGTTCGACGAAACGACCACGGTTTGGTGCCGTAAGCGACGCATCATCGGCCCTTCAGAATTTCACGCATTGAGAACAAATCGTGCCGGACTCCCTGTTTGTCTACCATTCAATGACTCCTGTTGGCGTCTCTGGTTTTCCGTGTTTAACGAGTGGGGACAAGCCGGTGCTCTATGCGTGGACATCGATCCATCAAACGATATGAGAATTCTGGCCGTTCACGAATGCCCTGGGTTGGAGCGTGGTCGGGAGGGAGCATTCGACAGCGCAGGATTGATGCCGAGTTCAGTTATCGCAGTGGATGACCGCATTCTGATGTGGTATACTGGAATGCGCCTGCGTCAAGATTTGCCCTTCGAGGATGCCATTGGGCTCGCTATGAGCGAGGATGGTGGCATGTCTTTTCAAAAAGTCAGTGAGACTCCGGTACTAGCGGCCGGGCCGGAAGGTGCCGCTCTCGCGTTAATTCCCATGGTTGTGCGGCATGCCAAGAGTTTCGAGATGTGGTATTCTTGCGGTACACGCTGGACGTCGTACGAGGGACATCTCAATCCTCAATATAATTTGAGGCGTGCTCATTCTCCAGACGGCGTACAGTGGACCGTCAACGCGCTGAGAGAATATGGAATGTGTACAGCCGTGCGGCCATACATTGATACCTCAGGACAGCCGGAACTGTTTTTCAGCGCTCGCGGAACGAATCGATTTCGCGAGCCGCACTCTGGGGAAGCGTATCATCTGTATCGTGCGTCATTAGACAATAATATAATACAGCCCGCTACAGTGAGGCCGGTGAACTTTGTTCCTGCGCCAGAGCCTGAGGACTGGGACAGTTGGATGCAAGCCTACTGTTGCGTTGTGCCGTTCCGTAACACGCGCGTTATGTTTTATACTGGCAATGAGTTTGGCCGCACAGGTTTTGGGTACGCAGTGGAAGTACCGCTCGACAAACAGAACAAAGTCCCAGTAGCGCCCCCTCATGACTAAATCGTGCAGCTATACCCCTCGTCGCCGCATCGCCGTTATGCAGCCTTATTTTTTCCCTTATGCCGGTTATTTCGGCCTTCTGGCTGGCGGCGATTGTTTTGTTATTCCCGACTGTGTGCAGTTCAATCAACGCAGTCGAGTGCATCGCACGGAGGTTCCGACACCTGCGGGGGGGACTGAATGGGAATGATCCTACCCTTGGCCCGACAGCTTCACGAAACTACCATCTGCGACCTTGCCTTTGCCGCCGACGCACGATCCACCTTTAATATACGTTTGCAGCGGTACCGTTGGTTAGACTCGGAGACCGGCCCTTATCTCGTGGCGGACCTATGGAATTTCAAACCGGAAATTATGCGGGCATCGACTTTGAACATTCCTACAGATGTTCGCGGTCAGGATAGGATCATCGCCATAGTCAAGGCGTTACAAGGAACCGAATACCTCAATGCTCCAGGAGGACGGAGACTTTATACTCCTCAGGCATTCGAACGGATGGGGATAAAGCTTCGATTCCTTCTCCAATATCAGGGAGAATGGCGCTCATGACTCAAGATCCCAGGTTAATTCATGCCGATTACAGTGAACACTTTACGATTGATTGGACAGGGATCTGCATGGGCAAAGGATATCATAGGTATACAATGCTAAATTTGAGGTGCAAATGAAACTTGTTGCCCAAGTGATTGCTGGC from Desulfovibrio inopinatus DSM 10711 harbors:
- a CDS encoding class I SAM-dependent methyltransferase; translation: MYSLNTPQVDYDAAALSKELVSFYDSYLKVYGDTALGAAWPSETDRTLRFRIGCELILQFSGGNDVTVCDLGCGTGEFYSYILQESIPGISYIGVDASDKALRYARQKFSDVRFLHLDPLNCLENELKSINCDFVFANGLFTVKNTANYAIMWMFMTTILEKIWPRVRRGIIFNVMSKIVDWERDDLFHVSYDELARYLHGLAGRFIGFRADYGLYEFMAYAIKPEASTLLMSHSSSS
- a CDS encoding acetyltransferase, with product MADIVVFGAGQIADVARVYIDMHGPDRIVAFTVDAAYCTANTFAGRPLVPWEELERHFPQNQVQLLGPLSFRRLNEFRQTRYLEGLGRGYTFTSFIHPECKNYAQSIGDNCFILEGNTLQPFVTVGNNVIIWSNNHIGHHTSIEDHCFLTSVIGVSSNVSIGEGSFICGGALIDYGVRIGARSFVGFGTHILKNLPSESVVPHMPQSRIAPYSSQRMKRLL
- a CDS encoding WbqC family protein, which codes for MTKSCSYTPRRRIAVMQPYFFPYAGYFGLLAGGDCFVIPDCVQFNQRSRVHRTEVPTPAGGTEWE
- a CDS encoding WbqC family protein, producing MGMILPLARQLHETTICDLAFAADARSTFNIRLQRYRWLDSETGPYLVADLWNFKPEIMRASTLNIPTDVRGQDRIIAIVKALQGTEYLNAPGGRRLYTPQAFERMGIKLRFLLQYQGEWRS